From Cyclopterus lumpus isolate fCycLum1 chromosome 2, fCycLum1.pri, whole genome shotgun sequence, a single genomic window includes:
- the c2h8orf74 gene encoding uncharacterized protein C8orf74 homolog: MESLTESEIAQIARQQREAGLPRLSRHFSWPEFGDERRCFHQEFVYDVAMFAAARGFPWPAVIRATAVAKGLFPQLDGPDVPGLLALLRDALSAECLPNFTPVHRHEFARFLTGACIARRRLFQAAVGGAANVSITRLHLEVQLPPTPCPLAEGTDLHEWEHQRH, translated from the exons ATGGAGTCCCTCACTGAGAGTGAAATAGCGCAGATAGCGAGGCAGCAG AGAGAGGCTGGCCTGCCGAGGCTCAGCCGCCACTTCTCCTGGCCCGAGTTCGGCGACGAGCGGCGGTGCTTCCACCAGGAGTTTGTGTACGATGTCGCCATGTTTGCCGCGGCCCGAGGCTTCCCCTGGCCCGCCGTGATCCGGGCAACTGCGGTCGCCAAAGGCCTCTTCCCGCAGCTGGACG GTCCTGACGTACCCGGGCTATTGGCCCTTCTGAGAGACGCGCTGTCTGCTGAGTGTTTGCCAAACTTCACCCCTGTACACCGGCACGAGTTCGCCCGGTTCCTCACGGGTGCCTGCATTGCCCGGCGGAGGCTTTTCCAGGCAGCGGTGGGTGGAGCAGCCAACGTGTCCATCACTCGGCTACACTTGGAGGTGCAGTTGCCGCCCACACCCTGTCCCCTAGCAGAG GGCACAGATCTGCATGAGTGGGAGCATCAGCGTCACTAA
- the LOC117743888 gene encoding L-threonine 3-dehydrogenase, mitochondrial-like isoform X2, producing MQVVQMLRGAVKYAGSGPRLISAVRAVSSSSQHFGITRPPSCTNTDHPKVLITGGLGQLGVGLAKLLRRRFGKNNVILSDIRKPPNHVYHNGPFIFSDILDYKNLREIVVNNNISWLVHYSAVLSAVGESNVALAKEVNITGLHNILDIATEHGLRVFVPSTIGAFGPSSPRDPTPELCVQRPRTIYGVSKVHAELMGEYYHHRYALDFRCLRYPGIISADSQPGGGTTDYAVQIFHAAVKTGSFECNLRSDTRLPMMYIDDCLRATLEILEAPAESLLSRTYNINATSFTPRDLTKEIQKALPDLKVTYNVDPIRQAIADGWPMALEDGNARRDWGWKHEYDLSELVRTMLSHIATSNQLAQAS from the exons ATGCAGGTGGTGCAGATGCTGAGGGGCGCGGTGAAGTATGCTGGGAGCGGTCCCCGATTGATCTCGGCGGTGCGCGCTGTGAGTTCATCCTCACAACACTTTGGGATAACTCGTCCCCCGTCCTGCACCAATACCGACCACCCCAAAGTCCTCATCACTG GAGGGCTTGGTCAGCTCGGGGTGGGGCTCGCCAAGTTGCTAAG GAGACGCTTCGGAAAGAACAACGTGATCCTGTCTGACATCCGGAAACCCCCCAACCATGTCTACCATAATG GGCCGTTCATCTTCTCAGACATCCTGGACTACAAAAACCTCAGGGAGATCGTGGTGAACAACAACATCAGCTGGCTGGTTCACTACTCTGCTGTGCTGTCTGCTGTGGGGGAGAGCAACGTTGCGCTGGCCAAAGAGGTCAACATCACAG GTCTCCATAACATATTAGACATAGCAACCGAACATGGTCTGCGTGTGTTTGTCCCCAGCACGATCGGTGCCTTCGGTCCGTCCTCACCCAGGGACCCCACCCCGGAGCTGTGTGTGCAGAGGCCACGCACCATCTACGGCGTGTCCAAGGTCCATGCGGAGCTGATGGGTGAG TACTACCATCACAGGTACGCACTGGATTTCCGCTGTCTCAGGTATCCAGGCATCATCTCAGCCGACTCTCAGCCTGGAGGGGGAACCACAG ACTACGCGGTCCAGATCTTCCACGCAGCTGTGAAGACGGGTAGTTTTGAGTGCAACCTGCGCAGTGACACGCGGCTCCCTATGATGTACATTG ACGACTGTCTCAGGGCGACTCTGGAGATCCTGGAGGCTCCCGCAGAGTCACTGCTCAGCCGCACCTACAACATCAACGCCACAAGCTTTACGCCGCGCGACCTCACCAAGGAGATACAGAAAGCCCTGCCTGACCTCAAAGTCACCTACAACGTGGACCCGATCCGACAGGCCATAG CGGACGGCTGGCCGATGGCGTTGGAGGACGGCAATGCGCGGCGGGACTGGGGCTGGAAGCACGAGTACGACCTCTCCGAGTTGGTGCGGACCATGCTGAGTCACATCGCTACGAGCAACCAGCTCGCACAAGCCTCCTGA
- the LOC117743888 gene encoding L-threonine 3-dehydrogenase, mitochondrial-like isoform X1: MQVVQMLRGAVKYAGSGPRLISAVRAVSSSSQHFGITRPPSCTNTDHPKVLITGGLGQLGVGLAKLLRRRFGKNNVILSDIRKPPNHVYHNGPFIFSDILDYKNLREIVVNNNISWLVHYSAVLSAVGESNVALAKEVNITGLHNILDIATEHGLRVFVPSTIGAFGPSSPRDPTPELCVQRPRTIYGVSKVHAELMGEYYHHRYALDFRCLRYPGIISADSQPGGGTTDYAVQIFHAAVKTGSFECNLRSDTRLPMMYIDDCLRATLEILEAPAESLLSRTYNINATSFTPRDLTKEIQKALPDLKVTYNVDPIRQAIGDTAGCKDISAFTSRLQPKFTNRSPCLPCFQRTAGRWRWRTAMRGGTGAGSTSTTSPSWCGPC; the protein is encoded by the exons ATGCAGGTGGTGCAGATGCTGAGGGGCGCGGTGAAGTATGCTGGGAGCGGTCCCCGATTGATCTCGGCGGTGCGCGCTGTGAGTTCATCCTCACAACACTTTGGGATAACTCGTCCCCCGTCCTGCACCAATACCGACCACCCCAAAGTCCTCATCACTG GAGGGCTTGGTCAGCTCGGGGTGGGGCTCGCCAAGTTGCTAAG GAGACGCTTCGGAAAGAACAACGTGATCCTGTCTGACATCCGGAAACCCCCCAACCATGTCTACCATAATG GGCCGTTCATCTTCTCAGACATCCTGGACTACAAAAACCTCAGGGAGATCGTGGTGAACAACAACATCAGCTGGCTGGTTCACTACTCTGCTGTGCTGTCTGCTGTGGGGGAGAGCAACGTTGCGCTGGCCAAAGAGGTCAACATCACAG GTCTCCATAACATATTAGACATAGCAACCGAACATGGTCTGCGTGTGTTTGTCCCCAGCACGATCGGTGCCTTCGGTCCGTCCTCACCCAGGGACCCCACCCCGGAGCTGTGTGTGCAGAGGCCACGCACCATCTACGGCGTGTCCAAGGTCCATGCGGAGCTGATGGGTGAG TACTACCATCACAGGTACGCACTGGATTTCCGCTGTCTCAGGTATCCAGGCATCATCTCAGCCGACTCTCAGCCTGGAGGGGGAACCACAG ACTACGCGGTCCAGATCTTCCACGCAGCTGTGAAGACGGGTAGTTTTGAGTGCAACCTGCGCAGTGACACGCGGCTCCCTATGATGTACATTG ACGACTGTCTCAGGGCGACTCTGGAGATCCTGGAGGCTCCCGCAGAGTCACTGCTCAGCCGCACCTACAACATCAACGCCACAAGCTTTACGCCGCGCGACCTCACCAAGGAGATACAGAAAGCCCTGCCTGACCTCAAAGTCACCTACAACGTGGACCCGATCCGACAGGCCATAGGTGACACCGCCGGGTGTAAAGATATCTCCGCTTTCACGTCGCGACTACAACCAAAGTTTACAAATCGCTCCCCTTGTCTCCCGTGTTTTCAGCGGACGGCTGGCCGATGGCGTTGGAGGACGGCAATGCGCGGCGGGACTGGGGCTGGAAGCACGAGTACGACCTCTCCGAGTTGGTGCGGACCATGCTGA